One window from the genome of Periophthalmus magnuspinnatus isolate fPerMag1 chromosome 18, fPerMag1.2.pri, whole genome shotgun sequence encodes:
- the LOC117386667 gene encoding nuclear factor 7, brain-like codes for MSVESGFLTDDEFLCPICLDLFTNPASTPCGHSFCLSCISTYWEGDKFCQCPLCKKMYYKKPDLQINSTLREITEHFKSMKEEQIDGVKQATPKRGKSHQHHNNLLNQIQKKLSKSFQHRKQERLASSLPETNSLMPTHHESSASAPHRRGSTPSVHGPSPLGSSPLAWSPLSGSPPDPPSRRPSRQRRSTTGGSVEVKNLPLCPTHNSAIMLYCQTDQMCICPECEEQEHPDHDVISIETQWKETKVNLSFLEKEVEDMIKERVMKLSEIRKSMSKLEVSVQAQTAGSLTLFSSLVASVERAQSDLLETLEMKRRAAELQAETSTRQIQLELEQLRTRQSQIQDLSRTQDHIEGLKTLPSLSTPLLVSDWTRPCVTLDLGTEAVYRSLSLQLQKFQDELRTIAEKGFPDTVLESSLVQTQPRDRGVQEYAVDITLNVNTAHPHLILSGDLKSVRFSERPQMLPDNPERFDRVVCVLGRQEFCRGRHYWEVEVGNKTDWDLGVARRNINRKGKLEVTPANGYWFLSLRNRMSYAFRTQPSTNVDLALHPQKIGIFVDCDNGQVSFYNVDAKIHIYTFNDTFNGSIVPFFSPCTSKNGKNEAPLTITPVNASDYY; via the exons ATGTCTGTGGAAAGTGGGTTCCTCACAGACGATGAGTTCCTCTGCCCCATCTGTTTGGACCTGTTCACAAACCCCGCCTCCACGCCGTGCGGCCACAGCTTCTGCCTGTCCTGCATCAGCACGTACTGGGAGGGAGACAAG TTTTGCCAGTGCCCTTTGTGCAAGAAGATGTACTATAAGAAACCAGATCTGCAGATAAACAGCACGTTAAGAGAGATCACGGAGCACTTTAAATCCATGAAAGAAGAACAGATCGACGGAGTGAAGCAGGCGACGCCAAAACGAGGCAAATCTCACCAACATCACAACAACCTGCTCAACCAGATTCAGAAGAAGCTGTCCAAGTCCTTCCAACACCGCAAGCAGG AGAGACTGGCCAGTTCTCTACCGGAAACCAACAGCTTAATGCCGACCCACCATGAGTCCAGTGCCTCCGCTCCCCATCGACGTGGCTCCACCCCTTCTGTGCATGGCCCCTCCCCCCTGGGCTCCTCCCCCCTCGCCTGGTCCCCTCTGAGCGGCTCTCCTCCTGACCCTCCCTCCCGACGCCCCTCGAGGCAGAGGCGCTCCACCACGGGCGGATCCGTAGAAGTCAAGAACCTGCCGCTCTGTCCCACGCACAACAGCGCCATCATG ttgtACTGTCAGACTGATCAGATGTGCATTTGTCCCGAGTGTGAGGAGCAGGAGCATCCGGACCACGACGTCATCAGCATCGAGACACAGTGGAAGGAGAccaag GTGAACTTGAGTTTTTTGGAGAAAGAGGTTGAAGATATGATCAAGGAGCGCGTCATGAAACTGTCAGAGATCAGAAAATCTATGTCCAAACTCGAG GTCTCCGTACAGGCGCAGACGGCCGGCAGCTTGACCCTGTTCTCCTCTCTGGTGGCATCTGTGGAGCGTGCTCAGTCCGACCTTTTAGAGACTTTGGAAATGAAGCGTCGCGCCGCAGAACTTCAGGCCGAAACGTCAACTCGGCAAATCCAACTAGAACTGGAGCAACTCAGGACCAGACAGAGCCAAATCCAGGACCTAAGCCGGACCCAGGACCACATCGAAGGACTGAAG acgcttccctCTCTGTCTACCCCTCTCCTGGTCTCTGATTGGACCCGCCCCTGCGTGACCCTTGACCTGGGGACGGAGGCGGTGTACAGGTCCCTGTCGCTTCAGCTGCAGAAGTTTCAGGACGAGCTTCGGACCATCGCAGAGAAAG GTTTTCCCGACACAGTCCTGGAGTCGAGTCTGGTCCAAACTCAGCCCA gagACAGGGGGGTGCAGGAGTACGCAG TGGACATCACTCTGAACGTGAACACGGCTCATCCTCATCTCATTCTGTCTGGAGACTTGAAGAGC gTGAGATTTTCAGAGCGTCCTCAGATGTTGCCAGATAATCCCGAGCGATTTGACCGAGTCGTGTGCGTCTTGGGGCGACAGGAATTCTGCCGCGGACGACACTACTGGGAG GTGGAGGTTGGGAATAAGACGGACTGGGACCTGGGCGTGGCCAGACGGAACATAAACAGGAAGGGCAAACTGGAAGTGACGCCTGCAAATGGATACTGGTTCCTCAGTCTCCGCAACAG aatgagTTACGCCTTCAGAACCCAGCCCTCCACTAACGTAGACTTAGCGCTTCATCCTCAGAAAATCGGCATCTTTGTGGACTGCGACAACGGACAG gtttCTTTTTACAACGTCGATGCCAAAATCCACATCTACACTTTTAACGACACGTTCAACGGCAGTATCGTCCCGTTTTTTAGCCCCTGCACCAGTAAAAACGGTAAAAACGAAGCGCCGCTGACCATCACCCCAGTAAACGCATCAGATTATTATTAA